AGCACGACCGGGTCGCCCCCGAGGTGCTCAAACAGCGCGAGGACCTGCTCGGCACCACCAGCGCCTCCTCCCTGGTCTACGGCGCGCTGGACGGCTGGCGCCGCCAGATGGCCGAACGGGGTCACGAACTGCTGGACGCCGCGCTGCACCGCGCCGAACGGATCCGGGCCGTGCTGCGCGAGTTCCCGGGACTGCGGGTGATGGGCGGCGAGATCATCGAGGAGGGGCCGGCCGCCGAGTTCGACCCGCTGAAGATCGTCGTGGACGTGCGTGACCTCGGCATCAGCGGCATGCAGGCCACCGAATGGCTGCGTGTCCACCGCCACGTCGACATGGGCGGCTCCGACACCTGCCGGATCACCGCCTCCATCACCCACGCGGACGACGACGACACGGAGAAGACCCTGGTGGACGCGGTGCGCTCCCTGGTGGAGCACGCCGACTCCATCGAATGGCGGCCCCCGGTCCACCTGCCCGAGCCCCACGTGCTCGAACTGGAACAGGCGATGCTGCCCCGCGCGGCGTTCTTCGCCCCGGTCGAACACGTGCCCGCCGAACACGTCGCCGGACGGATCGCCGCCGAGACGATCAGCCCCTATCCGCCCGGCGTGCCGGTCGTGGCCCCCGGCGAGGTCATCACGGACGAGGTGGTGGACTACCTGCGCAGCGGAGTCGCCCACGGCTTCCTGATCTCGGACGCGGCGGACCCCTCACTGGACTCCTTCCGGGTGGTGGCCCGCACCTGACGGGCCGTACCGGCCCCTACGGCGAGGCGACCCGCGGCCGCGCCTGACGGGCCGTCCCGAACTGCGCCGATGCGGGGCAGCCCCTAGGGTGTCGTATGCGGGCGGCCAGGCGCCGGCCGCCTCCTCGGGTCAAGAAACCGGCCCCTGACGAACACGCCCTCGGCAGGGGGGACTTGGCCCTGCCCGAACGGTCTCCGGGACCGGACCAGCGCGTCCGGCGGGCCAGCTGCCCCGGCAACTCGATTGGGAGACGGCCCGACTTCACCCCGGCCGGAAATCCCCGGATTCCCGGTTTCGGACGCCCCGGCCCGGGGACCTCGGTACGGAACCCGGCCGACCTCTTCGATCCGGCTGTCCCCCGAACGTCACCCGGACCCGGCGCACCGGGCCGGCGGTGCCCCGGGCGTGGCTCCACGCACCGCCGACCGCCTCGCCGCGCCGGGCCCGACCCCGTGACCAGCGAAGGAAAAAGGTAGTGATGAGCGAGAAGAACCCCCTGAAGCGAGCGGCGGACGCCCTCAAGGGCGGCGGCGAGGGGCCGGAAGAGGGCATCCCCGGCAAGCCGGGCGTCGAGTCGCCGCCGGTCGCCGAGCCGACCGAGGCCCGCGAGCCGCTGCCCCCCAAGCCCGACCAGTCCGGCCCGGACACCGTCTCGCCCACCGGCCAGCCCACCGGCGCCGACCAGGCCCGGATGGCCCAGAGCGGCAGCTACCTCACCACCGCCCAGGGCACCCGGCTCTACGACACGGACCACTCCCTGAAGGCCGGCCCCCGGGGCCCGGTCCTCCTCCAGGACCACCATCTGCGCGAGAAGGTGATGCACTTCGACCACGAGCGCATCCCCGAGCGCGTGGTGCACGCCCGCGGCGCCGGCGCCCACGGCGTCTTCCGCAGCTACGGCACCGCGGCCAACGTCACCAAGGCGGCCTTCCTCGCCGAGGACGTCGAGACCCCCGTGTTCGTGCGCTTCTCCACGGTGCTCGGCTCCCGCGGCTCCGCCGACACCGTCCGCGACACCCGCGGCTTCGCCACGAAGTTCTACACCAGCGAGGGCGTCTTCGACCTGGTCGGCAACAACATGCCGGTCTTCTTCATCCAGGACGCGATCAAGTTCCCGGACGTCATCCACGCCGGCAAGCCGCACCCCGACCGGGAGATCCCGCAGGCGCAGAGCGCCCACGACACCTTCTGGGACTTCGTCACCCTGCACACCGAGGCCACCCACCACACCATGTGGAACATGTCCGACCGGGGTATCCCGCGTTCCTTCCGCACCATGGAGGGCTTCGGCGTCCACACCTTCCGCCTGGTCAACGCGGCCGGCGAGACCACCCTGGTGAAGTTCCACTGGAAGCCGAAGCTCGGCGTGCACTCCCTGGTGTGGGAGGAGGCGCAGATCATCGGCGGTGTCGACCCCGACTTCCACCGCAGGGACCTCGCCGACGCGATCGAGGCCGGCGCCTACCCCGAGTGGGAGTTCGGCATCCAGACGTTCCCCGACACCCCCGACCAGACCTTCGAGGGCATCGACCTGCTCGACCCGACGAACATCGTCCCCGAGGAACTGGCCCCGGTGCAGCCCATCGGACTGCTCACCCTCAACCGCAACCCCTCCAACTTCTTCGCCGAGACCGAGCAGGTCGCCTTCCACGTCGGCCACCTCGTCCCCGGCATCGACATCACCGACGACCCGCTGCTTGCCGGGCGGCTCTTCTCCTACCTGGACACCCAGATCACCCGGCTCGGCGGCCCCAACTTCCCGCAGATCCCGATCAACCGGCCGCACGCGCCCGTCAACGACATGCAGCGCGACAGCTTCCACCAGACGGCCGTGCACCGCGGGGTGGCTCCCTACCGCCCCAACTCCCTCGACGGCGGTTGCCCGTTCACGGCGGGCGCCGACATGGGCGCCTACGTCGAGGCCCCCGTACGGGTGCCGGAGGCCACCAAGGTCCGCGAGGCCCCGGAGTCGTTCGCCGACCACTTCAGCCAGCCGCGCCGGTTCTGGCTCAGCATGAGCCCGGTGGAGCGCGAGCACATCATCGGCGCCTACACCTTCGAACTCGCCAAGTGCTACGAACAGTCCATCCGGGAGCGGGCGTTGCAGGTGCTGGCGAACGTGGACCCGGAGCTGTGCGCGGGCGTCGCCGCCGGCCTGGGCCTGCCCGTCCCCGAGCCCACCGAGCCGCTCGCCGACGTCGCGCCCAGCCCCGCCCTGTCCCAGGTCGGGCACACCTGGCCCGTCGACGGCCGGGTCATCGGCATCATCACCGGTGAGGACGGCGACCTCGAGGGCGTGGCCGCGGTCCGCCAGGAGGTGCTGGACGGCGGCATGGTGCCGCTGGTCATCGCCCCCAAGGGCGGCAAGCTCGGCTCGGGCGGCGACGCCCTGACCGTGCAGCGGACCTACGCCACCGCGCGCTCCGTGGAGTTCGACGCCCTGCTGGTGGCCGGCACCCCCGGTGTCGGCGCCGACGCCTACGGCGCCCGCGACGCCAAGGCCGGCCTGCCGCACCCCCAGTCCACCCCCGACCCCCGGGTCGGGCTGCTGCTGGGGGAGGCGTTCCGGCACGGCAAGGCCATCGGCGCCGCGAAGGGCGGCGAGAGCGCGCTGGAGGCGGCGGGCATCCCCCTCGAGGCCCCCGGGGTGATCGCCGGCGACGGCGCCACCACCGTGCTCCAGGAGCTGGTCCAACTGCTCGGCGCGCACCGGGTCTGGGAGCGCTTCCCGTCCGCCGCCTGAACCGGGCGGCCGACGGCCGGAGCCGACGCGGGGTGGTTCCCTCCGAAGGGGGCCACCCCGTCGGCGTACCCGGAGAGGCGAACTCCCCGGCGGCCGGATGTGATGGTGCTGTCCCTTACGTCAACCAGTGAGGCAGATCCATGCGCATCCGCAGCATCGCCACAACGGCCGCTCTCGCGGGCGTCTTTGCCCTGGGCACCGCCGCCACCGCCTTCGCCGCCGACCCCGACCCGACGACCGGAACCGCCGTCGGCAGCCCGGGTGTCCTGTCCGGCGACGTCCTCCAGGTACCGATCCACCTCCCCATCAACCTCTGCGGCAACTCCGTCGACATCGTCGGGCTGCTCAACCCGGCCTTCGGCAACACCTGCGTCAACCAGTGACGACGCGCCCGTGGCCGGCTCCCCGCCCCGGGGGCCGGCGCACGGGCGGTTCAGGACACGGTGGTGCGGCACAGCAACAGACAGATGTCGTCGTCGTGTTCGGAGTCGCGCAGCATCGGCCTCAGCAGCGCGTCCGCCGCCGAGTCCAGCTCGTCCAGCTCCGCCGTGCCGAGTCCGGCCAGCGCCCGCGCCAGCCGCTCGATGCCCGCGTCGATCCCGGCGGAGCGACGCTCCACCAGGCCGTCCGTGTAGAGCGCGAGCGTGGCGCCCGCGGGCAACTCCTCGTGGTGCTCCCGGTATTCGTGGGGCACCGGCACCCCGAGCATGACCCCCGGCTTCGCGTCCAGCACCCGCACCTCGCCCCCGGGGTCGCGCACCAGCGCGGGCGGATGCCCGGCCGCCGCCCACACCACACCCGTCTCGCCGGGCGTGATCCGGGCGATGGCACACGTCGCGTACAGCTCCGGCTGCTGGTGGCACAGCATCCGGTGCAACAGGGTGAGGATCCGGGCGGGCCCGTTGCCCTCGACGGCGTAGGCGCGCAGCGCGGTGCGCAGTTGACCCATGATCACCGCGGCCCGCAGCCCGTGCCCGGTGACGTCCCCGATCACCGCCAGCACGCTCCCGTCGGGCTGCGGGAACGCGTCGTACCAGTCGCCGCCGATGTTCAGCCCGTGCGTCGCCGGCAGATAGCGCGCCGCGAGATCCAGGCCCCGGGTGGCCGGCAGATCGGTGAGCTGCGCGCGCTGGAGCGCCTCGGCGACGTCCCGGTGCTGCTCGTACTGGCGCGCGTTGTCCAGCGCGATGCCCGCCCGCCGGGCCAGTTCCACCAGCATCACCGTGGTGTCCGGGTCGAACCGTTCGCCGGGCGCGGACAGGGTCAGCACGCCCTGCACCGTGCGCGCCCCGAGCGGCAGGCACAGCAGGGGCCGGTCCGGGCAGAGCGCGGAGGCCGGCAGGTCGTCCACGCCCGGGAGCCCGCCGGGGTGCGGGCCCGCGTGCTGCGGGCGCCCGGTGCGGGCCGCCAGCACCGTGGCCGCCGCCCGCCCGGCCGGCTGGGTGCGCTCGTCGTTTATCAGCCAGACGTCGACGTGCCGGGCGTACTCCGGGACGAGCAGCTTGGGCAGCCGGCGCAGGATGTCCTCGTGCTCCAGGGAGGCGTTGAGGGCGGCGCTGGCGTCGGCGAGGAAGGTCAGCAGCCGCCGGGCCTTCTCCGCCTCCGCGCGTGCCGTGCGCTCCGCGTCGAGGAGGTCACGCTGTGCCAGCGCGGCGGCCTCCAGCTCGCCGTGCAGCGCGAGCACACCCTGGTTGGTCTGGTGCAGCTCCTCCCGGTGGAACCGCACCAGTTCCTCGGCCTCGTCCAGGCCCGCGAGCACGGCGGCGGTCTCCTCGTCCGCGCCGAGCAGTGCCTCGGCGAGCGCCGTCTCGTCCAGCCGGTCCGGCCGGGGCAGGGGCTGCGGCAGGGGAGAGGGGCAGGTCAGCGTGTGATGCCAGGGCTGCGGCCCGCAGAGGTCGATGTGGAGTTCGGTCCCGTCGGCGGTCACGGCCAGTCGCTGCCGGTGCCCGTCCCGGCAGGGGCGCAGCCGGGCGGTGACCTCGGCGAGGAAACGGGCGCGCGCTGTCGCGGGCACCCCCGCGTCCGTCGCGAGCCGTGCCAGCAGGGCACGGGCGCGGGCCGCGTCGGCGGTGCCGGCGAGGGGCCAGGTGTCAGTGGTCGCGGTCATCTGTGCGGGTCCGGCGGTCGGGGGCCAGTACGGCCACGCTGGTGTCGTCACGCGGGGGGCGGGCTGCGCTGCCCGCGTCCCGGAGGATCGCCGCGGCCAGGACGGACGGGTCGTGGGCGAGCAGCCGGGGGTCCTCGGGGGGACTCCAGCGGCTGGGCAGCCCGTCACTGTGGAGCACGAGCAGACTGTCCCGGTGCCACGGCACCCGCCGCAAGGGGACGTGGTTGGGGAAGTAGGCCCCCACGATCCCCGGATGCGACAGCAGGGACGTCCACCTGTCCGCGGTGCGCAGCCGGGCGCCTATGTTGCCGACCCCGGCGAAGCCGAGTTCCGCACGGTCCGTGTCCACCTGGGCGACGGCGATCGCGGCTCCCCGGGTGGGGCGCAGGGCCGTGTGCAGCCGCCGCAGCAGCTCCGGGGGCGGCAGATGCCCGAAGCGGGCCAGTTCCGCCACCGCCGCGGTGGACGCGTGCGCGGCCTTCGGACCGTGCCCCAGGCCGTCGGCGAGCAGCAGCGTCACCAGTCCGCCGTGGCGTACCCAGCCCCAGGCGTCGCCGCAGATCTCGGCCTGCCCGAGGGACACGGCGATGCCCCCCGCCGAGGCACCGCCGGGCGGAGTCGGCGGCGTGTGGCCGCCGCCCGCCCGCTCGGCGTCGATGCGTGCCGTCGCCACCGTGCCCCGGCCCGGCGCGCCGTACAGGTGGAAGGCGTCCGCGTTGCGCAGACAGCTGCCGAGGCCGGCGCCGAGGGAGTTCTCGGCGGCGGTGGTGCAGCCGTCGCGCAGCGCCGCCGCGACATCGGCGATCCCCGGCCCGTGGTCCAGCGTCCACAGCCGCACCGAGGCACCCGTACCCGACGGCGGTGTCACGAGGTTGACCACCATGCTGCCGCCCCCCGCGTGCCGGAGCAGATTGGTCGCCAGCTCCGTGGCCACCAGCTCCCCGGCTGCCGTGCGCTCAGCGCTCAGCCCCGCCCGCGCGCACGCCTCCCGTACCGCCGTACGGGCGTCCCGGACCCGCGTGGAGTCGTGCACCGGGACCTCCCAGACCCGGCTCATCCGAGCCCCGGACGTGCCGAGGGCACCTGGGTCACCCAGGCCACGGCCGTGACGGTCGTGCCCCGGCCCGGCTCGGTGTCCACGCTGAACTCCTGCACCAGCCGCTTGGCACCGCTGAGCCCCAGACCGAGGCCGCCGCCGCTGGTGTAGCCGTCGGTCATGGCCAGCTCCAGGTCACGGATGCCGGGGCCCTCGTCGATGAACGACATCTTCAGCCCCCGTGCCCGCCCGTTGTCCAGCGGGGTGATCTCGGCGCACCCGCCACCGCCGTGCACCAGGGTGTTGCGGGCCAGCTCGCTCGCCGCCGTGACCAGCTTCGTCTGCTGTACCAGACCGAACCCGAGACGTGCCGCGCACTGCCGCACCTGCTGCCGGACCCAGGCCAGATCCGCGTCCGAACCGATGGGCACGCGCGTCGCGGACGCCTGGCCGGACGACTGCATCATCTCCCCCTCTGGGACAGCAGTTCCAGTGCCCGGTCCACGTCCAGCGCGGTGGTCAGACCGGGCAGCGTCAGCCCCAGCTCCACCAGGGTGATCGCGACCGCGGGACGCATCCCGGCCAGCACCGTACGGGCCGCCAGCAGCCGGGCGGTGGAGGCGATCTCCGCGAGCACCCGGCCCAGGAAGGAATCGACGATCTCCACACCGGAGATGTCGATCACCACACCGGTCACCCCGGCCGTGGCGATGCGTTCGCTGAGGTCCTGCTGAAGTTGTTCCGCCATGCCGTCGTGCAGTTCGCCCTGGAGGGAGACGAGCAGGACGTCGCCCAGGGCGAGCACCGGGACGGGCGCCATGGGTTCGTTCACCGGGCGCTCGTACCCGTCTGCGCGCGGGAGACCTCGATGCCCTGCCGGCCCAGCGCGTAAGCCAGTGCGTCGGCGAGCGAGGCCCGGGTGAGCACCGAGCCCAGGTCGATGCCGAGCTGCACGATGGTCTGCGCGATCGCCGGGCGGATACCGGAGACGATGCACTCGGCCCCCATCAGCCGCGCCGCGGCCACCGTCTTCATCAGATGCTGCGCCACCAGGGAGTCCACGGTGGGCACTCCGGTGATGTCCAGGATGGCGTACCGGGCGCGCTGTTCGACGATGGCCTCCAGCAGCGACTCCATCACCACCTGGCTGCGCGCGCTGTCCAGGGTCCCGATCAGCGGGACGGCGACCGTGCCCTCCCACAGCTTGATGACCGGCGTGGCCACTTCGAGCAGTTGCTGACGCTGCCGCTCGATCAGTTCCGCGCCCGCGTCCAGGGCCGTCTCCAGCACCACCAGGCGCAGCGTGCCCAGCAGCAGGGTCAGCGCCAGCACGCTCTCCTGGGCCTGCGGGGTGGCCGGGTCCGCGAACTCCTCGCGCAGCAGGTCGACGGCGGGGGCGCGCAGGGCGGCCACCTCGTCGGCGATCTGGGACGGCGTGGCCCCGGTCCGCGCGCGGTTCTGGGTCATCCGCCCCAACTGCTCGCGCACCGGTTCGTACCCGGGCGCCCCGGTGTCCTCCAGGCGTCCGCTGACGGCCACGTCGGACAGGGCGTCCACCACCGCCTTGCAGGCCTCCACCGCCTCGTCCCTGGAGACGGTGAACACCGAGCGGAACAGGGGGGCGTCCGCCCAGCGTTGGGCGATCTGCTCCTGACGCCGCTCCAGGAAGGAACCCACCCATTGCGGCGCCGATGCGGCCGCGTCCTGCTCCGGCACTGTCACACTCTCCTCTCGCACAGCCGGGCATCGCCGCCGGTCCGGCCGGCGGCGAGCCGATCATTACCGTCCGGCAACATTAGCCCCGCCACCCGGCGCGACCAAACCCGAGGAGGGCTCTGACGTGCCAACTCCCGCTGTCCTACGGTCAGTTCACATCGACGGCCGGCCCGGGACGCCCTCCTGGAGCGCCGCACCGGTACGACCGCCGGTGGGCCGTCTACCCCGGATCGCGCGAGAGTCTCCCGACTGTTGCGGATGTCACTCCGACGGGCGTATGCGGGGCCGTCCGTGCCCGTCGGCCGACCGGGCGGTCGCTCGGCGGCGGCCTGCTGCCGGCCGCATGCTCGGTTCCGGCTGGCGTCACGGTCGCCCCAAGTGCCCCGGCCGGGGAGCACGCGGGGGAGGGGGCATGGCGGCGATGCTCGGTGGAGTCGGCTCGCCGGATGGCCGAGTGGATCGGCGCCGGGGCGGACGCCGAGCGAGACGGCGGACCCGGACGGACGCCGGGACGGCGGACCCCGGGTGGACGCAGGGGTGCTCCACCGCCCGCGCCCCACGGTCCCGCCGAGGCCCTCTCAGGGGACCTGACGGCTGACCGCAGGACACTTCTCCGTCTTCGGCGGCTTCCTCAGTCC
This Streptomyces misionensis DNA region includes the following protein-coding sequences:
- a CDS encoding aminotransferase class I/II-fold pyridoxal phosphate-dependent enzyme gives rise to the protein MDHSRAPVLEALEGFRRRGDVVFGPPGHKQGRGADPRVTDILGLDVFRSDVLSLNGLDDRRQSQGVLEQAQELMADAVGAEHAFFSTCGSSLSVKTAMLSVAGPGEKLLLSRNAHKAVIAAVIINGVEPIWVHPKFDTERHLAHPPEPEDVRRRLRDHPDAKGMLLITPTDWGTCADIRGVADACHAADVPLIVDEAWGAHLPFHPGLPAWGMDADADLVVTSVHKMGGAIEQSSVFHLQHDRVAPEVLKQREDLLGTTSASSLVYGALDGWRRQMAERGHELLDAALHRAERIRAVLREFPGLRVMGGEIIEEGPAAEFDPLKIVVDVRDLGISGMQATEWLRVHRHVDMGGSDTCRITASITHADDDDTEKTLVDAVRSLVEHADSIEWRPPVHLPEPHVLELEQAMLPRAAFFAPVEHVPAEHVAGRIAAETISPYPPGVPVVAPGEVITDEVVDYLRSGVAHGFLISDAADPSLDSFRVVART
- a CDS encoding catalase, which gives rise to MSEKNPLKRAADALKGGGEGPEEGIPGKPGVESPPVAEPTEAREPLPPKPDQSGPDTVSPTGQPTGADQARMAQSGSYLTTAQGTRLYDTDHSLKAGPRGPVLLQDHHLREKVMHFDHERIPERVVHARGAGAHGVFRSYGTAANVTKAAFLAEDVETPVFVRFSTVLGSRGSADTVRDTRGFATKFYTSEGVFDLVGNNMPVFFIQDAIKFPDVIHAGKPHPDREIPQAQSAHDTFWDFVTLHTEATHHTMWNMSDRGIPRSFRTMEGFGVHTFRLVNAAGETTLVKFHWKPKLGVHSLVWEEAQIIGGVDPDFHRRDLADAIEAGAYPEWEFGIQTFPDTPDQTFEGIDLLDPTNIVPEELAPVQPIGLLTLNRNPSNFFAETEQVAFHVGHLVPGIDITDDPLLAGRLFSYLDTQITRLGGPNFPQIPINRPHAPVNDMQRDSFHQTAVHRGVAPYRPNSLDGGCPFTAGADMGAYVEAPVRVPEATKVREAPESFADHFSQPRRFWLSMSPVEREHIIGAYTFELAKCYEQSIRERALQVLANVDPELCAGVAAGLGLPVPEPTEPLADVAPSPALSQVGHTWPVDGRVIGIITGEDGDLEGVAAVRQEVLDGGMVPLVIAPKGGKLGSGGDALTVQRTYATARSVEFDALLVAGTPGVGADAYGARDAKAGLPHPQSTPDPRVGLLLGEAFRHGKAIGAAKGGESALEAAGIPLEAPGVIAGDGATTVLQELVQLLGAHRVWERFPSAA
- a CDS encoding chaplin, encoding MRIRSIATTAALAGVFALGTAATAFAADPDPTTGTAVGSPGVLSGDVLQVPIHLPINLCGNSVDIVGLLNPAFGNTCVNQ
- a CDS encoding PP2C family protein-serine/threonine phosphatase, with protein sequence MTATTDTWPLAGTADAARARALLARLATDAGVPATARARFLAEVTARLRPCRDGHRQRLAVTADGTELHIDLCGPQPWHHTLTCPSPLPQPLPRPDRLDETALAEALLGADEETAAVLAGLDEAEELVRFHREELHQTNQGVLALHGELEAAALAQRDLLDAERTARAEAEKARRLLTFLADASAALNASLEHEDILRRLPKLLVPEYARHVDVWLINDERTQPAGRAAATVLAARTGRPQHAGPHPGGLPGVDDLPASALCPDRPLLCLPLGARTVQGVLTLSAPGERFDPDTTVMLVELARRAGIALDNARQYEQHRDVAEALQRAQLTDLPATRGLDLAARYLPATHGLNIGGDWYDAFPQPDGSVLAVIGDVTGHGLRAAVIMGQLRTALRAYAVEGNGPARILTLLHRMLCHQQPELYATCAIARITPGETGVVWAAAGHPPALVRDPGGEVRVLDAKPGVMLGVPVPHEYREHHEELPAGATLALYTDGLVERRSAGIDAGIERLARALAGLGTAELDELDSAADALLRPMLRDSEHDDDICLLLCRTTVS
- a CDS encoding ATP-binding SpoIIE family protein phosphatase, producing the protein MSRVWEVPVHDSTRVRDARTAVREACARAGLSAERTAAGELVATELATNLLRHAGGGSMVVNLVTPPSGTGASVRLWTLDHGPGIADVAAALRDGCTTAAENSLGAGLGSCLRNADAFHLYGAPGRGTVATARIDAERAGGGHTPPTPPGGASAGGIAVSLGQAEICGDAWGWVRHGGLVTLLLADGLGHGPKAAHASTAAVAELARFGHLPPPELLRRLHTALRPTRGAAIAVAQVDTDRAELGFAGVGNIGARLRTADRWTSLLSHPGIVGAYFPNHVPLRRVPWHRDSLLVLHSDGLPSRWSPPEDPRLLAHDPSVLAAAILRDAGSAARPPRDDTSVAVLAPDRRTRTDDRDH
- a CDS encoding anti-sigma regulatory factor; protein product: MQSSGQASATRVPIGSDADLAWVRQQVRQCAARLGFGLVQQTKLVTAASELARNTLVHGGGGCAEITPLDNGRARGLKMSFIDEGPGIRDLELAMTDGYTSGGGLGLGLSGAKRLVQEFSVDTEPGRGTTVTAVAWVTQVPSARPGLG
- a CDS encoding STAS domain-containing protein — translated: MAPVPVLALGDVLLVSLQGELHDGMAEQLQQDLSERIATAGVTGVVIDISGVEIVDSFLGRVLAEIASTARLLAARTVLAGMRPAVAITLVELGLTLPGLTTALDVDRALELLSQRGR
- a CDS encoding STAS domain-containing protein: MTVPEQDAAASAPQWVGSFLERRQEQIAQRWADAPLFRSVFTVSRDEAVEACKAVVDALSDVAVSGRLEDTGAPGYEPVREQLGRMTQNRARTGATPSQIADEVAALRAPAVDLLREEFADPATPQAQESVLALTLLLGTLRLVVLETALDAGAELIERQRQQLLEVATPVIKLWEGTVAVPLIGTLDSARSQVVMESLLEAIVEQRARYAILDITGVPTVDSLVAQHLMKTVAAARLMGAECIVSGIRPAIAQTIVQLGIDLGSVLTRASLADALAYALGRQGIEVSRAQTGTSAR